One Rhizoctonia solani chromosome 1, complete sequence DNA window includes the following coding sequences:
- a CDS encoding AAA family ATPase, translating to MSSFFGRSGTPNQDPRAGSGGQYNSLPSGPRPGGARVPPPPAPRGAMPPQQGGQYDSYTSRAPPANYGGSGYPDEKRGGRDALMSSGRRGGQFAVVECPNTALALTNCLVVHPNDFSQKEHVLVKHDFPLTVIHDTTGQLRPGEVGATRVQRMWIGLSVQGDSVSVEPLNLESRGNDIYLGSLDLEVGLWNPKQAVDQQFSADDLSAGFAKAYNGLVFTPGQILAFDFHGITLKCIVTGLQVVELAAIQSKRGGDSNAGSSGPRTGILMPQTEVNFIKAGDSNLKIKSSARKPAANSIIAPNFKFEDMGIGGLDQEFGAIFRRAFASRVFPPGLVEKLGIQHVKGILLYGSPGTGKTLMARQIGKMLNAREPKIVNGPEILNKYVGASEENIRKLFADAEKEYKAKGEESGLHIIIFDELDAICKQRGSTNNGTGVGDSVVNQLLSKMDGVDQLNNILIIGMTNRKDMIDEALLRPGRLEVHMEISLPDEKGRLQILNIHTASMRKHGVLDSDVDLLDLASRTKNFSGAELNGLVKSATSFAMNRHVKVGTMAGISDDIENLRVNMADFDHALEEVHPAFGVAEEELAQVIQNGIIHFDQGVDATLRDGRLFVEQVRTSTRTPLVSLLLHGPPGAGKTAMAATIAQASQFPFIKLVSPDHMVGFSEPQKIAAITKVFQDSYRSPLSVIVVDNIERLLDWVPIGPRFSNGVLQALMVLMAKRPPAGKRLLVIATTTIRPMLTDMQMSEVFDAELRISPISTLSALSKVFEDVQLFRSSAEHREALNQLQIAGFGNDGKLNIGVKKVLSIVEMARQEPEDIAQRLVGAFVNFGL from the exons ATGTCGTCTTTCTTTGGCCGATCCGGTACTCCCAACCAAGACCCACGCGCTGGTAGTGGTGGACAATACAACTCACTTCCTTCGGGCCCTCGACCTGGTGGGGCTCGGGTACCGCCGCCTCCAGCACCCCGAGGTGCAATGCCCCCGCAGCAGGGTGGCCAATACGATTCCTATACCTCTCGAGCACCTCCAGCAAACTACGGTGGCTCGGGATACCCAGATGAGAAACGGGGAGGCAGAGATGCTTTGATGTCTTCCGGTCGTAGAGGTGGCCA ATTCGCCGTGGTCGAATGTCCTAATACGGCCCTTGCATTAACCAACTGTCTCGTCGTACACCCGAATGACTTTTCTCAGAAGGAGCACGTATTGGTGAAGCACGACTTTCCTTTGACAGTCAT ACACGATACCACTGGTCAACTGCGCCCTGGCGAAGTCGGAGCCACTCGCGTACAACGCATGTGGATAGGCTTATCGGTCCAGGGCGACTCGGTTTCCGTCGAGCCACTGAATCTTGAGTCCAGAGGCAACGATATTTATCTTGGAAGCCTTGACCTAGAAGTCGGCCTCTGGAATCCCAAACAGGCCGTTGACCAGCAGTTCAGTGCTGACGACTTGAGCGCCGGGTTTGCCAAG GCTTACAACGGTCTAGTCTTCACGCCCGGCCAAATCCTCGCATTCGATTTTCACGGCATAACCCTCAAGTGTATTGTTACCGGTCTTCAGGTCGTCGAACTCGCAGCCATCCAGTCCAAGCGAGGAGGAGACTCAAATGCAGGGTCAAGTGGACCACGTACAGGCATTCTCATGCCACAGACCGAAGTCAATTTTATCAAAGCTGGGGACAGTAATCTAAAAATCAAGTCCTCCGCCCGTAAGCCAGCAGCAAACTCGATCATTGCTCCCAATTTCAAGTTTGAGGATATGGGCATTGGTGGTCTCGACCAGGAATTTGGAGCTATTTTTCGTAGGGCGTTTGCCTCGCGTGTGTTTCCGCCTGGGTTGGTTGAAAAGCTGGGCATTCAGCACGTCAAGG GTATTCTGTTGTATGGTTCACCCGGTACCGGAAAGACGCTCATGGCTCGGCAAATTGGGAAAATGCTCAATGCACGCGAACCCAAGATCGTCAACGGTCCTGAAATTTTGAATAAGTACGTTGGAGCCAGCGAAGAGAACATTCGAAAACTGTTTGCGGATGCCGAGAAAGAG TACAAAGCTAAAGGAGAGGAAAGTGGACTCCACATTATCATCTTTGATGAACTGGATGCCATCTGCAAGCAGCGTGGATCAACCAACAATGGTACTGGAGTTGGTGACAGTGTCGTCAATCAGCTCCTGTCCAAG ATGGACGGTGTAGACCAGCTGAACAATATCCTGATCATTGGAATGACCAACAGGAAAGACATGATCGACGAAGCCTTATTGCGTCCGGGTCGTTTAGAGGTCCACATGGAAATCTCCCTACCAGATGAAAAGGGTCGTCTGCAAATCTTGAATATCCACACTGCGTCGATGCGAAAGCATGGCGTTCTTGACTCGGATGTCGATCTTTTGGATCTTGCCTCCCGCACCAAGAACTTTTCGGGTGCGGAATTGAATGGTTTAGTCAAGAGCGCGACTAGTTTTGCAATGAATAGGCATGTCAAG GTCGGAACAATGGCCGGAATTTCAGATGATATCGAAAACCTGCGAGTCAATATGGCTGATTTTGACCACGCACTAGAGGAAGTACACCCTGCATTTGGTGTTGCCGAGGAGGAATTGGCGCAAGTCATTCAAAACGGGATTATTCACTTTGACCAGGGTGTTGAT GCGACATTACGTGATGGTAGGCTCTTTGTCGAGCAAGTCCGCACCAGTACGCGTACTCCACTCGTCAGTTTGCTTCTACATG GTCCTCCCGGTGCAGGAAAGACTGCTATGGCTGCAACCATTGCGCAAGCATCCCAATTCCCATTCATCAAACTCGTGTCACCCGATCATATGGTTGGATTTTCCGAGCCTCAAAAGATCGCAGCAATTACCAAGGTGTTCCAAGACTCTTACAGGAGTCCGCTGAGTGTGATTGTCGTGGACAATATTGAACGTTTGCTTG ACTGGGTTCCTATTGGTCCTCGATTCTCAAATGGAGTTTTGCAGGCACTAATGGTTCTTATGGCAAAGCGCCCGCCCGCG GGAAAGCGCCTTCTTGTTATCGCCACCACGACTATCAGGCCAATGCTAACAGATATGCAAATGTCGGAAGTCTTCGATGCCGAACTCCGCATTTCGCCCATCTCGACCCTGTCAGCTCTAAGCAAAGTATTCGAGGACGTCCAGCTATTCCGCTCGTCCGCTGAACATCGCGAAGCACTGAATCAGCTGCAGATTGCTGGGTTTGGTAACGATGGCAAGTTAAATATTGGCGTGAAGAAGGTGCTGAGCATTGTGGAGATGGCGCGACAGGAACCTGAGGATATTGCACAACGGTTGGTTGGTGCATTTGTAAACTTTGGCTTGTAA
- a CDS encoding GTP cyclohydrolase II — MATTAHQPSHFETVASDADMQLLDALTGPTVPRQAFRRREAPFDPLIYAAAVSTGPHVTRHHFHHDFFPADEAENCKIGSYVKCDVENDSRPRYVSRQKPRRERLRELGVTEEGLAAVGIPEDAKLATSPSAVPSKRRRSSILPSADPTPAIQVLQLQNPPLLAPATISGQAQSRPPVVVQCRARTRIPTPHGPAFLHIYHNNWDSKEHLAVVIDPAQLNQDEPMVLPPIRSQSLDAVWREGETEMERIVRGAYVGRLSANTVNPSTSASYSGHTPEGVPAPLIRIHSECFTGETIGSMRCDCGEQLDEAMRLIAQPIRIPSTGQTVPGRGAVVYMRQEGRGIGLLEKIRAYNLQDLGHDTVTANLLLGHGADERGYEIAAAILRDLGLGAESNEPGARGVRLLTNNPEKMEALEKEKIRVEQRVGMVPRSWKTHTHTGRGRARTITSKDNAEDSDDSFDEHQLRRSGATLIGGGAAHGVELERYLATKVQRMGHMLELPTSSSAQSPVSDAGLVPVSQAASDDEDGAEVMMKSVGSLPDLEFDSASYKSRSVSPDF; from the coding sequence ATGGCTACTACAGCTCACCAGCCCTCTCACTTCGAGACCGTTGCTTCAGACGCAGATATGCAATTACTCGATGCGCTCACCGGCCCTACTGTTCCCCGACAAGCCTTTCGTAGACGAGAGGCACCGTTCGATCCTTTGATTTATGCTGCTGCTGTTTCTACAGGCCCTCATGTAACCCGGCACCACTTTCACCACGATTTCTTCCCCGCAGACGAAGCCGAAAACTGCAAAATTGGCTCGTATGTAAAATGTGACGTGGAGAATGATTCGAGGCCTCGGTACGTCAGTCGCCAAAAGCCTCGTCGAGAAAGACTACGAGAGCTTGGTGTTACTGAGGAAGGTCTGGCTGCCGTCGGTATTCCCGAGGACGCCAAATTGGCAACATCACCAAGCGCAGTTCCATCTAAGCGCCGAAGATCGTCCATACTACCCTCGGCCGACCCGACACCGGCCATTCAAGTCCTTCAGctgcaaaatccgccctTGTTGGCGCCCGCTACTATTTCAGGTCAAGCCCAATCTAGACCACCTGTGGTCGTTCAATGCCGGGCTCGTACTCGGATTCCAACCCCTCATGGGCCTGCTTTCTTGCATATATACCACAACAACTGGGACTCCAAAGAGCACCTTGCCGTCGTTATTGACCCAGCCCAATTAAACCAAGATGAGCCGATGGTTCTTCCCCCTATTCGTAGTCAATCCCTCGATGCAGTTTGGCGCGAGGGAGAAACCGAGATGGAGCGTATTGTACGAGGGGCATACGTTGGACGCTTGTCAGCGAATACAGTCAATCCTTCGACTTCGGCCAGCTATAGCGGTCATACCCCCGAAGGTGTCCCTGCTCCCCTCATTCGTATTCATTCAGAATGTTTCACAGGCGAGACTATTGGTAGCATGCGCTGCGACTGTGGAGAACAGCTCGATGAGGCGATGAGGTTGATTGCTCAGCCGATACGAATTCCGTCTACCGGACAGACCGTTCCAGGACGGGGTGCTGTtgtctatatgcgccaagaagGTCGTGGTATCGGACTTCTTGAAAAGATTCGTGCCTACAATCTACAGGATCTGGGACATGACACAGTTACGGCCAACCTGCTACTCGGACATGGCGCCGACGAACGAGGATACGAAATCGCCGCGGCAATCTTGAGAGATCTTGGACTCGGCGCCGAGTCGAACGAACCTGGCGCCCGCGGCGTAAGACTGCTCACCAATAACCCTGAAAAGATGGAAGCTCTTGAAAAGGAGAAAATTAGAGTCGAGCAGCGGGTGGGCATGGTCCCGCGCAGCTGGAAGACGCACACACATACAGGCCGTGGTCGAGCGCGAACAATCACTAGCAAGGACAACGCTGAAGATTCTGATGATTCATTTGACGAGCATCAACTACGAAGGAGTGGCGCGACGTTGATTGGTGGTGGTGCTGCTCATGGCGTTGAGCTCGAGCGGTACCTTGCCACCAAGGTACAACGTATGGGCCACATGCTGGAACTTCCAACTTCCAGCAGTGCTCAAAGTCCCGTGTCGGATGCCGGGCTGGTACCAGTCTCGCAAGCGGCTTCAGATGACGAAGATGGGGCTGAGGTCATGATGAAGTCTGTTGGGTCGCTCCCCGATCTTGAGTTCGACTCGGCTTCATACAAATCTCGCAGCGTTTCTCCTGATTTTTGA
- a CDS encoding importin beta N-terminal domain, giving the protein MATLQDLYPALSAVAEALRSQPTQIKAMEAQLDQVLKVPHAYNAAQELASQKSIPEEVRQLALSRVKNMVVQSWRSKTIFSDEDREQIKARVMQFLDEPNNAISYHNETIAGKIARQDFPRTWPNIITDLAKVIQESAQKRLSNDNDPTATLVTRRALQVLGAVLDEYSSKVLATTTPVMIQLTGTLLNPLSTLYGQFSARYFSRLNPGTVNDPDVGYDVEIAQLLFRSITRLMIYVWNRVKQLSPQEDQIVSEFFQNSVTQLQSVFNFRVELIMALHSSQQFSSLNAHGEHTLKLLKDHIQFVVDDYFRAMQKQAVSRFITMPRCTELVRYSWDQVVKAMNSPAELRTNEATAAYPSHFLCSAMLLFRESLAMWSPNRQNASEGDILPSDFVEGAVQQLVQTFLPLSDASLELWSEDPEGFIEEEEKGGDAWEIDPRPCAERVLITFAAKYTDIVIPVLKAMFDAVTTTATTDLATAKQKEAYYAAIGRCAHRLKDVIDFDQWLTQVVVKEVSSTDPLDRVVKRRVAWVIAKWYSDKQLPASDGTVWEVLRYLVQDQGEASDLVVRLTAAIAVGECVDTLGFNADVFQPHLPFVIEGLVQLASSCDTYESKTRVINALGRVIECVGQKVVPLVGPIQQVVASLWQASSTADGSATVGSDGAVWLFRAAMLVLAKALVTASREQSESLIPIVVPLIRQSLTPESKLHLDQDALDLWLAAMRNAASLPAPHPGVLSLSELIPELVQQMHDNIDLLGTLLQILESYLLLNATMVVQLHGPALFDVMKKILSSFNVRDVLAASELIFRLADPTSWPESLHNSAYFWDLLKNVIEDKLNASVLSEHICLFSRIALQDPNVFNQLITAGATAHQAQEGPLFEGLLDQWWNKFDVIAESRLRKLTGMGIAALVSTGRHEIMDRLSTEILNMWMDIHGELKESQVAMDEWIKGGSNPDEEPLHLHWERGGNTPPDTFMRGSEDTPEEARRKQVWENDPIRKVKFTTFVAEKMQQGTVACGGQEVLQTKYLKHAEPALLQQLEVALASGL; this is encoded by the exons ATGGCAACTCTGCAGGATCTTTATCCTGCACTTTCGGCGGTAGCGGAGGCACTTCGCTCGCAGCCCACTCAAATCAAAGCTATGGAAGCTCAATTAGACCAGGTTCTCAAAGTCCCTCATGCCTACAATGCGGCCCAGGAGTTGGCTTCGCAAAAGTCTATCCCAGAAGAAGTTCGGCAGCTCGCTCTTTCCAGGGTCAAGAACATGGTTGTCCAAAGCTGGAGATCTAAAAC TATATTTAGTGATGAAGACCGAGAGCAAATTAAAGCTCGCGTTATGCAGTTCCTTGACGAACCTAATAATGCC ATCTCGTATCACAATGAAACAATTGCAGGCAAAATCGCTCGTCAGGACTTTCCACGAACTTG GCCGAACATCATTACCGATCTTGCAAAAGTTATTCAGGAAAGCGCCCAAAAGCGCCTGTCGAATGACAATGATCCTACAGCAACACTAGTTACTCGTCGTGCGCTCCAGGTGCTAGGTGCCGTACTCGATGAATACTCGTCCAAAGTCCTTGCGACGACAACTCCTGTTATGATTCAG CTGACTGGTACCCTACTTAACCCACTATCCACTTTATATGGGCAATTCAGCGCTCGTTATTTCTCTCGCCTTAACCCTGGGACTGTTAATGACCCCGACGTCGGCTACGATGTCGAGATCGCCCAGCTGTTATTCCGAAGCATCACGCGTTTGATGATATATGTGTGGAATCGGGTCAAGCAGCTCAGTCCACAAGAGGACCAAATT GTTTCCGAATTTTTCCAGAATTCGGTCACTCAACTTCAATCAGTCTTCAACTTCCGAGTGGAGTTGATCATGGCCCTTCATTCCTCTCAGCAATTTTCGTCATTAAATGCACATGGCGAACACACACTCAAGCTCCTTAAAGACCACATCCAGTTCGTGGTCGACGATTATTTCAGGGCCATGCAGAAGCAGGCAGTTTCTCGATTTATTACTATGCCAAGGTGTACTGAACTTGTCCGGTATTCCTGGGACCAAGTAGTTAAAGCGATGAATAGCCCGGCAGAGTTGAGGACGA ACGAAGCCACTGCCGCATACCCTTCGCACTTCTTATGCTCAGCAATGCTATTGTTCCGCGAAAGCCTTGCGATGTGGTCTCCCAATCGCCAAAATGCATCAGAAGGTG ATATACTTCCCTCTGACTTTGTCGAAGGGGCTGTCCAGCAGCTTGTTCAAACTTTCTTGCCCCTGAGTGATGCTAGTCTGGAACTTTGGTCTGAGGATCCTGAAGGATTTatcgaagaggaagaaaaagGCGGAGATGCTTGGGAGATTGACCCTCGG CCCTGTGCTGAGCGTGTATTGATTACCTTTGCAGCAAAGTATACTGACATTGTGATACCTGTGTTAAAAGCAATGTTTGATGCAGTCACTA CAACGGCGACGACAGATTTGGCTACAGCAAAGCAGAAGGAAGCTTATTATGCGGCCATTGGAAGATGTGCGCATCGACTGAAGGATGTAATCG ATTTTGACCAATGGCTTACTCAGGTTGTGGTCAAGGAGGTCAGCTCCACAGATCCCCT CGACCGCGTAGTCAAACGTCGGGTTGCGTGGGTTATTGCGAAGTGGTATTCTGACAAACAGCTACCCGCATCTGATGGAACAGTTTGGGAAGTTCTCCGTTACCTGGTTCAGGATCAAGGCGAGGCTTCGGACCTGGTTGTCCGACTGACTGCAGCCATTGCTGTAGGTGAATGCGTTGAT ACCCTCGGGTTCAATGCGGATGTCTTCCAACCGCATCTGCCTTTTGTTATCGAAGGGCTTGTTCAATTGGCTTCAAGCTGCGACACATATGAGAGCAAAACGCGGGTCATCAACGCATTGGGGAGAGTGATTGAGTGTGTCGGTCAGAAA GTTGTGCCTTTGGTTGGTCCTATCCAACAGGTGGTTGCCTCATTGT GGCAAGCATCCAGCACCGCTGATGGGAGTGCGACGGTGGGAAGTGATGGAGCAGTGTGGTTATTCAGGGCGGCTATGCTGGTATTGGCCAAGGCGCTGGTCACG GCATCTAGAGAGCAATCCGAGTCTCTGATCCCAATCGTTGTTCCTCTTATCCGACAAAGCCTGACACCAGAA TCGAAATTGCACTTGGACCAGGACGCGTTAGACCTATGGCTTGCTGCCATGCGCAATGCTGCCTCACTTCCGGCTCCGCATCCAGGAGTACTCAGCCTCTCGGAGCTGATTCCGGAATTGGTTCAACAAATGCACGACAACATCGATTTGCTTGGAACACTGCTTCAAATCCTTGAAAGCTATCTTCTGTTAAATGCAACCATGGTCGTTCAA CTGCATGGCCCAGCTTTATTTGACGTCATGAAAAAGATATTGAGCTCTTTTAATGTTAGGGATGTTCTTGCTGCGTCCGAGTTGATTTTCCGGTTGGCCGATCCAACTTCGTGGCCAGAATCTCTGCATAATTCTGCGTACTTCTGGGATTTGCTAAAGAATGTCATCGAAGATAAG CTCAATGCAAGCGTGCTTTCCGAGCATATATGCTTGTTTTCGCGTATCGCGTTACAGGATCCGAATGTATTCAACCAGCTTATCACTGCGGGGGCCAcagcccaccaagcacaagAGGGCCCTCTTTTCGAGGGGTTACTTGACCAATGGTGGAACAAG TTTGATGTGATTGCCGAGTCTCGACTTCGAAAGTTGACTGGAATGGGAATAGCAGCGCTGGTTTCCACTGGTCGACACGAAATTATGGATCGCCTTTCGACAGAAATTTTGAACATGTGGATGGATATTCATGGTGAACTCAAGGAATCGCAAGTTGCTATGGACGAATGGATTAAAGGAGGGTCAAACCCTGATGAGGAGCC GTTGCACCTTCACTGGGAACGAGGCGGAAACACACCTCCTGATACATTCATGCGGGGATCTGAGGACACTCCGGAAGAGGCGAGGCGGAAACAA GTTTGGGAAAACGATCCTATCCGGAAGGTTAAGTTTACAACATTCGTTGCAGAAAAAATGCAACAAGGTACCGTCGCCTGCGGTGGCCAGGAGGTGCTACAAACCAAGTATCTGAAGCATGCCGAACCTGCCCTTCTCCAGCAATTGGAAGTCGCGCTTGCATCAGGGCTATAA
- a CDS encoding peroxisomal biogenesis factor 2, with translation MSTTIPDFWRKAWDAAQPRLDALRQSPTRSPLPRPLRVGQLDSEQLDSELLIILKEPLTKGLDILKSASGANHEPEISLVLRALLYYFSVWNTGATYGAKLQNLKYQVSPKAWSSSGSRAPSGLPRRLLLSHAGLTVLLPYFHTRLRSHALSNAWPDAPSSDKRRRAWEALSHVESLHGVLSLASFIIFLWKGRYRTLADRLFGLRLEPIKRQLSRSVNYDFMNRQMVWHAFTEFLLFLLPLIDTKNLKRRLLHASANLQPLSLPAIEKELRGPYWSLSTSECAICTEEAATTVAHMIAPDASERRQELAASEKWMPEAAPTHPLNTPYITSCGHVYCYVCVADRMLRAADDGGELWECLRCTAPVLRIHRADSDTPGFDDPRSRTIASESFDMDGSSLIDFDSDAISSTSPLSDSD, from the exons ATGTCGACTACCATACCGGACTTTTGGCGAAAGGCCTGGGATGCTGCCCAACCACGACTAGATGCTTTGAGACAGTCACCTACTAGGTCGCCTTTACCTAGACCGCTTAGAGTAGGACAACTTGATTCGGAACAGCTGGACAGCGAACTGCTCATCATCCTAAAGGAGCCTCTTACAAAAGGGTTGGATATTTTAAAG TCAGCCTCGGGGGCTAATCATGAACCCGAAATATCCCTCGTGTTAAGGGCTCTCCTCTACTACTTTTCCGTATGGAATACGGGAGCAACGTATGGCGCAAAGCTCCAAAATCTCAAATATCAGGTTTCGCCAAAGGCTTGGTCCAGCAGTGGCAGCAGAGCAC CATCTGGTTTGCCTCGTCGGTTGCTCTTGTCACACGCTGGCCTAACAGTTTTGCTTCCGTACTTTCACACAAGATTAAGGTCGCATGCGCTTTCGAACGCATGGCCAGATGCTCCGTCCTCAGATAAAAGGCGAAGAGCGTGGGAAGCTCTCAGTCATGTAGAATCCTTGCATGGGGTATTAAGCCTGGCAAGTTTTATCATTTTCTTGTGGAAAGGAAG ATACCGGACGTTGGCGGATAGGTTATTTGGGCTTCGACTCGAGCCAATAAAGCGTCAGCTTTCTCGCAGCGTCAACTATGATTTCATGAACCGGCAAATGGTCTGGCACGCATTTACA GAATTTCTATTGTTCTTGTTGCCATTGATCGACACCAAGAATCTCAAGCGCCGTTTGCTACATGCGTCTGCGAACTTACAGCCCCTTTCTCTC CCCGCTATAGAGAAAGAACTTCGTGGTCCATATTGGTCGCTCTCTACTTCTGAGTGTGCGATATGCACCGAGGAAGCCGCTACAACCGTAGCGCATATGATTGCACCTGACGCATCTGAACGCAGACAAGAATTAGCCGCTTCTGAGAAATGGATGCCCGAGGCTGCGCCTACACACCCACTCAATACACCCTATATCACATCATGTGGGCATGTATATTGCTACGTGTGCGTTGCTGATAGGATGCTACGAGCTGCTGACGATGGAGGTGAACTCTGGGAATGCCTCCGATGCACGGCCCCGGTACTGCGAATTCATCGAGCTGACAGTGACACACCCGGTTTCGATGACCCACGATCACGAACTATAGCCAGCGAGAGTTTCGACATGGATGGGAGCTCATTGATTGATTTTGATTCGGATGCAATATCATCGACCAGTCCACTGTCGGATAGCGATTGA
- a CDS encoding CorA-like magnesium transporter protein, whose amino-acid sequence MELFPLPSSSASPSAEASLFLSVPPIKILQPQEINSARWSISRRRICDVFEDNLSRAYSLDQGVDPRNERSDLRFRSKITKCTIKVTDYSENDCQTTRYSNEGLIALLKRSDFQSPQKGHVRWINVAGISWDVVKQLALQLNLHPLSVEDVMTDTQDKSFKIDYYQQHLFAQLTSFTIARTLDVDPARLFVFILKDGTLVTIHQSDTLYGSELTERLKNPAALMRIVADPSMLFHGHLDLIGDHLLTIVDEYQRMILELERSILLKPTLVAVQSLHLILGDIRLLHMAIKPLERIIYRLRRYDRDRYKAVASPGNY is encoded by the exons ATGGAGCTGTTTCCTCTGCCCTCGAGCTCCGCGTCTCCGTCGGCTGAAGCATCGCTCTTTCTCTCTGTTCCTCCAATCAAAATACTCCAACCCCAGGAGATAAATTCCGCTCGTTGGTCAATAAG CCGGCGACGTATCTGCGACGTTTTCGAGGATAATCTTTCTCGAGCTTATTCACTAGACCAGGGGGTAGATCCACGCAATGAGCGTTCTGACCTACGATTTAGGTCCAAAATT ACTAAATGTACTATCAAGGTTACTGATTACTCGGAGAACGATTGCCAAACGACTCGGTATAGTAATGAGGGATTAATAGCTTTGCTAAAGCGAAGCGATTTCCAGAGCCCCCAGAAGGGCCATGTACGCTGGATCAACGTGGCTGGGATCTCGTGGGACGTCGTCAAACAACTCGCCCTCCAGCTCAACCTCCACCCTTTGTCGGTCGAGGATGTGATGACGGATACTCAAGACAAATCATTCAAAATCGACTATTATCAACAACATTTGTTTGCCCAACTCACAAGCTTCACAATAGCTC GCACTCTGGACGTTGATCCAGCGCGACTTTTCGTATTTATACTAAAGGATG GAACTCTCGTCACTATTCACCAATCCGATACCCTCTACGGCTCAGAATTGACCGAACGCCTCAAAAATCCAGCAGCGTTAATGCGGATAGTAGCAGATCCGTCGATGCTTTTCCACGGCCATTTAGACCTAA TCGGTGACCATTTGCTGACTATCGTTGACGAGTATCAGCGTATGATACTAGAACTCGAGAGAAGCATCCTACTTAAACCTACATTAGTAGCAGTGCAATCTT TGCACCTCATTTTGGGCGATATTAGGTTATTACATATGGCGATTAAACCTCTCGAAAGAATCATCTACCGTCTTAGGAGGTACGACCGGGACAGGTACAAG GCGGTTGCATCTCCGGGAAACTATTAG